One part of the Sphingobium yanoikuyae genome encodes these proteins:
- the mobA gene encoding molybdenum cofactor guanylyltransferase: MARLLGAIMAGGRATRFGSDKAAALLDGRRLIDHAIDALSPHVAAIAICGRTEEAYLSLPDRPGPDMGPLGGLNAALHHAQAHGFDGVLTSGCDMPFYPADLPALLIGERAAILDGQQLLGWWPAALAPELDAHLAEENNRSIRGWLARTGARTVTLPGLVLPNINRPDDLAAIRRDRG, translated from the coding sequence ATGGCCAGGCTGTTGGGGGCGATAATGGCGGGCGGACGCGCGACCCGCTTCGGCAGCGACAAGGCGGCGGCGCTGCTCGACGGCCGGCGGCTGATCGACCATGCGATCGATGCGCTCTCTCCCCATGTCGCCGCGATCGCGATCTGTGGCCGGACCGAGGAAGCCTATCTCAGCCTGCCCGACCGGCCGGGGCCGGACATGGGGCCGCTGGGCGGCCTCAACGCCGCGCTGCATCATGCCCAGGCCCACGGCTTTGACGGCGTGCTGACCAGCGGCTGCGACATGCCCTTCTATCCGGCCGACCTGCCCGCGCTGCTGATCGGCGAGCGGGCGGCGATCCTCGACGGGCAGCAGCTGCTCGGCTGGTGGCCGGCCGCGCTGGCGCCCGAACTGGACGCGCATCTGGCGGAAGAGAATAACCGGTCGATCCGGGGATGGCTGGCGCGGACTGGTGCGCGCACCGTGACGCTGCCGGGGCTGGTCCTGCCCAATATCAACCGGCCCGATGATCTGGCCGCGATCCGGCGCGATCGGGGGTAG
- a CDS encoding cation:proton antiporter, translated as MDLVHVGAALAVQMVVILGACRLSGWLVGRFLRQPRVIGDMIAGILLGPSLLGWLAPQAQALLFPIETRPLLQFVAQAGIGLYMFLVGLGFRRAHFHLQAGSAVAVSLCGIIAPFLGAVALTPWLSAMGLFGPTVTPFEATLFIGVAISTTAFPVLARIIRERGLGGTPLAALALSAGAIDDAIAWSILAILLACIGADGMIAVRALGGGGLFAIVMLFLGSRLLAPLARWAEREGRVTPAMLLVVLLLFGGCAWAMDMAGLHAVFGGFLLGVAMPRGILSQGLARRLEPTTIGLLVPIFFTVSGLNTQVTMVSSLSLALVALAILAASILAKGGACWAAARLTGQDNVTALAVGALMNARGLMELLVINIGLQRGIIGPELFAMLALMTIVTTMMTVPAIDRLARRKGLGGPIADGPDDGPTARAVVTPGAA; from the coding sequence ATGGATCTGGTCCATGTCGGCGCGGCGTTGGCGGTGCAGATGGTCGTCATTCTTGGCGCCTGTCGCCTGTCCGGCTGGCTGGTCGGCCGGTTCCTGCGCCAGCCACGGGTGATCGGCGACATGATCGCGGGCATCCTGCTTGGTCCCTCGCTGCTCGGCTGGCTGGCGCCGCAGGCCCAGGCGCTGCTCTTCCCGATCGAGACCCGGCCGCTGCTGCAGTTCGTCGCGCAGGCCGGCATCGGCCTCTACATGTTCCTGGTCGGCCTCGGCTTTCGCCGCGCGCATTTCCATCTTCAGGCGGGCAGCGCCGTTGCGGTTTCGCTGTGCGGCATCATCGCGCCCTTCCTGGGCGCGGTGGCGCTGACGCCCTGGCTGTCGGCCATGGGGCTGTTCGGGCCGACGGTCACGCCGTTCGAGGCGACCCTGTTCATCGGCGTCGCCATTTCCACCACCGCCTTTCCCGTGCTGGCGCGGATCATCCGCGAACGGGGGCTGGGCGGCACGCCGCTGGCCGCGCTGGCGCTGTCGGCCGGGGCGATCGACGATGCGATCGCCTGGTCGATCCTGGCGATCCTGCTCGCCTGCATCGGCGCGGACGGGATGATCGCGGTCCGGGCGCTGGGCGGCGGCGGGCTGTTCGCGATCGTCATGCTGTTCCTGGGCAGCCGGCTGCTGGCGCCGCTCGCTCGCTGGGCGGAGCGGGAAGGGCGGGTTACGCCGGCCATGCTGCTGGTCGTGCTGCTGCTGTTCGGTGGTTGCGCCTGGGCGATGGACATGGCCGGGTTGCATGCGGTGTTCGGCGGCTTCCTGCTGGGGGTGGCGATGCCGCGCGGCATCCTGTCGCAGGGGTTGGCCCGCAGGCTGGAGCCGACGACCATTGGCCTGCTGGTGCCGATCTTCTTCACCGTTTCCGGGCTCAATACGCAGGTGACGATGGTCAGTAGCCTGTCGCTGGCGCTGGTCGCGCTGGCGATCCTGGCGGCATCGATCCTGGCCAAGGGGGGCGCCTGCTGGGCGGCGGCGCGGTTGACCGGGCAGGACAATGTCACCGCGCTCGCCGTCGGCGCGCTGATGAATGCGCGCGGGCTGATGGAATTGCTGGTCATCAATATCGGCCTGCAGCGCGGCATCATCGGGCCGGAACTGTTCGCGATGCTGGCGCTGATGACGATCGTGACGACGATGATGACGGTTCCGGCGATCGACCGGCTGGCGCGCCGGAAGGGGCTGGGCGGCCCGATTGCCGACGGGCCGGACGATGGCCCCACTGCGCGCGCCGTCGTCACGCCGGGCGCCGCCTGA
- a CDS encoding tryptophan halogenase family protein codes for MHADFPTSDRVVKRVVVAGGGTAGWVTATALVRHLGPLIDITLVESDAIGTIGVGESTVPTFRGFHQLMKIREDRFMAEAQATVKLGIEFKNWGQVGDRYIHPFGTIGLQWSWMADFHHFWLRARAQGFGGELGEYCLEWVAGEANRMSLSSSVAPSYAYHIDAARYARFLRSLAEPAGVKRVEGKIRNVELAPESGHIAALVLESGTRIEGDLFIDCTGFRSLLLGEALGVGFEDWGQWIRTDRAVAVQSTSDGPAQPYTSAIAHEAGWRWRIPLQHRDGNGFVFASDFMSDDEAHARLLAEIEGEPIVDPWLVRFKTGTRTRAWHKNCVGLGLAGGFIEPLESTSIHLMMAAVTRLIEDFPFHGFDDALLDHFNRKSRLEFENIRDFIILHYHVTQRDDSPFWDHCRTMEIPDSLKERLALWQENGRAYQLGHELFRVDSWSSVLLGQGMHPRGYHHVAAMMPEPQLREELARMRKDIAGVVAEMPSHREFLRRYCPAELV; via the coding sequence ATGCATGCAGATTTTCCGACGTCCGACCGGGTGGTGAAGCGGGTTGTCGTCGCCGGCGGCGGCACGGCGGGCTGGGTGACGGCGACCGCGCTGGTGCGCCATCTGGGGCCGCTGATCGACATCACGCTCGTCGAATCCGACGCGATCGGCACGATCGGCGTGGGCGAATCCACCGTGCCGACCTTCCGCGGCTTCCACCAACTGATGAAAATCCGCGAAGACCGCTTCATGGCCGAGGCGCAGGCGACGGTGAAGCTGGGCATCGAGTTCAAAAATTGGGGGCAGGTCGGCGACCGCTATATCCACCCGTTCGGCACGATCGGGCTGCAATGGAGCTGGATGGCCGATTTCCACCATTTCTGGCTGCGTGCCAGGGCGCAGGGCTTTGGCGGCGAGCTGGGCGAATATTGTCTGGAATGGGTGGCGGGCGAGGCCAATCGCATGTCGCTCAGCAGCTCGGTCGCGCCCAGCTATGCCTATCATATCGACGCCGCGCGCTATGCCCGCTTCCTGCGCAGCCTGGCCGAGCCGGCGGGGGTGAAGCGGGTCGAAGGCAAGATCCGCAATGTCGAACTCGCGCCCGAGAGCGGTCATATCGCGGCATTGGTGCTGGAATCGGGCACGCGGATCGAGGGTGACCTGTTCATCGACTGCACCGGCTTTCGATCGCTGTTGCTGGGCGAGGCGCTGGGCGTTGGCTTCGAGGATTGGGGCCAGTGGATCCGCACCGACCGCGCGGTCGCGGTCCAGTCCACCTCCGACGGTCCGGCGCAGCCCTATACTTCGGCAATCGCGCATGAGGCGGGCTGGCGCTGGCGCATCCCGCTGCAGCATCGCGACGGCAACGGCTTCGTCTTTGCCAGCGATTTCATGTCCGACGACGAGGCGCATGCCCGGCTGCTGGCGGAGATTGAGGGGGAACCGATCGTCGACCCGTGGCTGGTGCGGTTCAAGACCGGCACCCGGACCAGGGCCTGGCACAAGAACTGCGTTGGCCTGGGACTGGCCGGCGGCTTCATCGAGCCGCTCGAATCGACCAGCATCCATCTGATGATGGCGGCGGTGACGCGGCTGATCGAGGATTTCCCCTTCCACGGGTTCGACGACGCGCTGCTCGACCATTTCAACCGCAAGTCACGGCTGGAGTTCGAGAATATCCGCGACTTCATCATCCTTCACTATCATGTGACCCAGCGCGATGATTCCCCCTTCTGGGATCATTGCCGGACGATGGAGATACCCGACAGCCTGAAGGAAAGGCTGGCGCTGTGGCAGGAAAATGGCCGCGCCTATCAACTGGGGCATGAGCTGTTCCGCGTCGACAGCTGGTCATCGGTGCTGCTGGGACAGGGCATGCACCCGCGCGGCTATCATCATGTCGCGGCGATGATGCCCGAACCGCAGTTGCGCGAAGAGCTGGCGCGGATGCGCAAGGACATTGCCGGGGTCGTCGCGGAGATGCCCAGCCATCGCGAATTCCTGCGCCGCTATTGTCCCGCAGAATTGGTCTAG